One part of the Epinephelus fuscoguttatus linkage group LG12, E.fuscoguttatus.final_Chr_v1 genome encodes these proteins:
- the ppme1 gene encoding protein phosphatase methylesterase 1, which translates to MEKQLHLNLLASRPPMAGGFQSSSKMKMGPGRKRDFSPLPWSQYFETIEDVEVENENGKDIFRIYCSGAHGPVLLLLHGGGHSALSWAVFTAVICSRINCRVVAMDLRAHGDTKVKNPDDLSADTMAKDIGKVVEVLYGESPPPIMIIGHSMGGAIAVHTAAANHIPSLLGLCVIDVVEGTAMDALNSMQNFLRSRPKTFKSLENAIEWSVKSGQIRNTESARVSMGGQVKKCEESTSSPGVSNSIEGIIEEEEDEEAEEESNKKRMKEDDQETKKESIFTWRVELSKTEKYWEGWFRGLSALFLTCPVPKLLLLAGVDRLDKDLTIGQMQGKFQMQVLPQCGHAVHEDAPEKVADALATFMVRHKFTEFKEGYLC; encoded by the exons ATGGAGAAACAGTTGCATTTAAACCTGTTAGCCTCCAGACCTCCTATGGCAGGTGGTTTTCAGTCCAGCTCCAAGATGAAAATGGG ACCCGGACGGAAGAGAGATTTCTCCCCCCTGCCCTGGAGTCAGTACTTTGAAACCATAGAAGATGTTGAGGTGGAGAATGAAAATGGCAAAGATAT CTTCAGAATTTACTGCAGTGGTGCCCATGGTCCTGTGCTGCTTCTGCTCCATGGGGGAGGCCATTCTGCGCTCTCCTGGGCAGTGTTTACT GCCGTCATATGCAGCAGAATCAACTGCAGGGTGGTGGCTATGGACCTTCGAGCTCATG GCGACACCAAAGTGAAAAATCCTGATGATCTCTCTGCAGACACGATGGCCaa GGATATTGGCAAAGTGGTGGAGGTGCTCTATGGAGAGAGCCCACCTCCGATCATGATTATTGGACACAGCATGGGCGGGGCCATCGCTGTTCATACAGCCGCCGCCAATCATATACCATCCCTGCTTGGCCTCTGTGTCATTGATGTTGTAGAAG GTACAGCAATGGATGCTCTGAACAGTATGCAGAATTTCCTCAGAAGTCGGCCAAAGACCTTTAAATCCCTGGAGAATGCCATTGAGTGGAG TGTGAAGAGCGGCCAGATCCGAAATACGGAGTCTGCGAGAGTGTCAATGGGAGGCCAGGTGAAAAA ATGTGAGGAATCCACCAGCAGTCCAGGTGTGTCCAATAGCATTGAAGGTATTatagaagaggaggaggatgaagaggcgGAAGAAGAATCCAACAAGAAAAGGATGAAGGAAGATGACCAAGAG ACAAAAAAGGAAAGCATCTTCACCTGGCGAGTGGAGCtgtcaaagacagaaaaatactgGGAGGGCTGGTTCAGAGGCCTGTCTGCCCTCTTTCTCACTTGCCCTGTGCCAAAACTGCTTCTGCTTGCAG GAGTGGACAGGCTTGACAAAGACCTTACTATTGGACAGATGCAAG GGAAGTTCCAGATGCAGGTCCTCCCTCAGTGTGGTCACGCTGTCCATGAGGATGCACCTGAGAAA GTAGCAGACGCTCTAGCAACATTTATGGTCCGTCACAAATTCACTGAGTTTAAGGAGGGATACCTGTG CTAA